The window CCCCGGCATGGTGATTGGGGCTCTGAACTTCGAGACCATGTCGGGTTCAGCCGCGCGCCCTTACAACAAACGTACCAATGCGAAATATAAAACGCAGCAAGGTGCGGTTGCCAGCCGTATCGACCAAGATTAAAGCCCCTTTCGGGGCTTTTTCATTTTAACTCTCAATTCAATTAAATTAAATCAGGTGAACTTGCACACCTTGTTGTGTCAGCCATTTTAATGAGCTGTCCGGTGCATTTTTATCTGTGATCACATGTTTGATCATGGAGGTTGGGCCAATAGCTGCCGGATGAATACGACCAAATTTACTGGAATCCGTCAGGACAAACACTTCCTGCCGTTTATTCAAAATGGCATTAGCAATATCAGCCCGCATCATGTTCCGGTTTGTAAACCCAGTCTGAGTATCAAAGCCATCAACGCCAATAAATGCTTTACTGAAATGCACGTGTTCAATACATAAACGAGTCAACGGGCCAACCAGGCTTTCGCTGCTGGTCTGATATTGACCACCTAACAATATGATTTCTGCTTTGCTGGCGCGTAGCTGGTGGGCGATATAAGAGCTTGATGTGATGATCGTGATATCGGCACGTTCTGCCAGCAACTTAGCCAACATGACGTTGACACTGCCACCCTCAATTAATACACAGTCATCACGTTTGATGAGTGAATAAGCATAACTGGCAATATCTTGTTTTACTTTACTGTTTGCCCACAAGCGATGTTCCGGGTCCTCACTGTCGAGCACGGTCGCTGCGCCATGAACCCGTTTCAAAAAACCCTGATTTTCCAGTTGTGTCAGATCTTGTCGGATCGTCACTTCAGAAACGCCTAGCTGCGTGGATAAATCAACCACACTGATCCGCCCTGAGCTGTTCACCAGCTCTAAAATCACAGAATGTCTTGGATGCATAAATACTACTCGTCACTAATGTGCTCATGATACGAATGTCAGTACACTTAT of the uncultured Tolumonas sp. genome contains:
- a CDS encoding DNA-binding transcriptional regulator YciT, with protein sequence MHPRHSVILELVNSSGRISVVDLSTQLGVSEVTIRQDLTQLENQGFLKRVHGAATVLDSEDPEHRLWANSKVKQDIASYAYSLIKRDDCVLIEGGSVNVMLAKLLAERADITIITSSSYIAHQLRASKAEIILLGGQYQTSSESLVGPLTRLCIEHVHFSKAFIGVDGFDTQTGFTNRNMMRADIANAILNKRQEVFVLTDSSKFGRIHPAAIGPTSMIKHVITDKNAPDSSLKWLTQQGVQVHLI